From Sinorhizobium sp. B11:
AATTCATCGCCAACTATCAGGATTCCGTGCTGCCTGGCTGGATCAGAAGCCAGCTCGGGACCATCAAGGACAATCTATCCGGTATCCTTTCGGAAGGCATGGGCTTTCTGACGGGTCTCTTCGCGCAGATCTGGAATTCCGGCAAGGCGATCGTCGATGTCATCTCGCTTCTCGTCGTCACGCCGGTCGTCGCCTTCTACATTCTGCTCGATTGGGATCGCATGGTCGCCAAGGTCGATCAGTGGGTGCCGCGCGACTATGTGAGCGACGTGCGCCAGATCGCCACGGAAGTGGATCAGGCGATTGCCGGCTTCATCCGCGGGCAGGGCTCGCTCTGCCTCATCCTGGGCATCTACTACGCCCTGGGCCTCTCGATTGTCGGCCTGAACTTCGGCCTGCTCATCGGGCTTTTCGCCGGCATGATCAGCTTCATTCCCTATGTCGGCTCGCTGGTTGGCCTCGTCATTGCCATTGGCGTGGCGATCGTCCAGTTCTGGCCTGATTATATCTGGATTATCGCCGTTCTGGCGGTCTTCTTCTCCGGCCAGTTCCTGGAAGGCAATATCCTGCAGCCGAAGCTCGTCGGCTCCAGTGTCGGCCTGCATCCCGTCTGGCTGATGTTTGCGCTCTTTGCCTTCGGTGCACTGTTCGGTTTTGTCGGCCTGCTGGTCGCGGTGCCGGCCGCTGCCGCCGTCGGCGTCCTTGTCCGCTTTGCGCTTTCGCGCTACCTTCAAAGCGATCTCTACTATGGCGGGTCGCCGGGCGGCCGGGCCCGGAAGACGAAATCTGTTTCCGATGAATGACGTGAAGAACGCTGATCCGAAGCGCAAGGCCGGAGAGCAGCTTCCCTTGGCCTTTTCGCACGACGCCGCCGCCGGGCGCGACGACCTCCTTGTCTCGGAGCGTCTCGCGGCGGCCGTTTCGATCGTCGATGCCTGGCCGAACTGGCCGTCACCGGTCGTCATCCTTGCCGGTCCCGTCGGTTCCGGCAAATCGCATCTCGCCGGCATCTGGAAGGAGCTGAGCGGAGCGAAGATCATCCACCCCAACGCTGATTCCGATGCCGCGATCACGGCCGCCAATGGCCCCGTGCTTTTTGAGGATGCCGACCGCGCGGGCTTTGATGACGTCAAGCTCTTTCACGTCATCAACAGCGTGCGGGAAAACGGCACCAGCCTTTTGATGACCAGCCGCCTCTGGCCCATGTCCTGGCCGGTCACGCTGCCTGATCTGCGTTCCCGCCTGAAGGCCGCGACGGTCGTGGAGATCGGCGAGCCGGATGAGGAACTTCTGTCGCAGGTCATCGTCAAGCTCTTCGCCGACCGGCAGCTTTATATAGATGACAAACTCGTCCTTTATATCGTCAATCGCATGGAGCGGTCGCTCAACGCCGCCCAGACGATTGTCGAAAGGCTCGATCGGCTGGCGCTTTCCAGAGGCACGGGCATTACCCGTTCGCTTGCCGCTGAAGTATTGAATGAATTGGGCAATTCCGGCTCGGGCGATTGACTGTCACAGTTCCGTCGTGAAACTGATATATTCGCCGAAGCGGATAAGAGCAGGGTGAGTGGACCATGGATAGTGCATATCAGGAACATCAGGAATCCACCCCGAACAACAGCACTGACCTGCCGGCGTTGGAGCAGCTGCTGTCGAGCCCCGAGCGCTTCATCAACCGCGAATTCTCCTGGCTGCAGTTCAATCGCCGTGTCCTCGAGGAGACGCTGAACACCGAGCATCCGTTGCTGGAACGCGTGCGCTTCCTGTCGATTTCGGCCGCCAACCTCGACGAATTCTTCATGGTGCGCGTCGCCGGCCTCGAAGGCCAGGTACGGCAGAGCATCGTCGTCAAGAGCCCCGATGGCCGCACACCCGCCGAACAGCTCGATTCGATCCTGAGCGAGATCGATCATCTGCAGATGGAGCAGCAGGCCTCGCTCGCCGTCCTGCAGCAGTACCTCGCCAAGGAAGACATCCTGATCGTGCGTCCGGGTGCGCTGAGCGACGCCGATCGGCAGTGGCTGGCAAACGAGTTCGAGCAGGCGATCTTCCCGGTTCTGACGCCGCTGTCGATCGATCCGGCGCATCCTTTCCCGTTCATTCCGAACCTCGGGTTCTCGATCGGCCTGCAGCTCGTCAGCCGCAGCGGCCGCGAGCCGATGACGGCGTTGCTGCGCCTCCCGCCGGCTCTCGACCGTTTCGTCCGCCTGCCCGACGATCGCAACACGATCCGCTACATCACCCTGGAAGACGTCGCCAACATCTTCATTCACCGGCTTTATCCGGGTTATGAGGTGCAGGGCTCGGGTACATTCCGCGTCATCCGAGACAGTGATATCGAAGTCGAGGAAGAAGCTGAAGATCTCGTGCGCTTCTTCGAAACCGCGCTGAAGCGCCGCCGCCGCGGCAAGGTCATCCGCATCGAAACGGATTCCGAGATGCCGGCCTCGCTGCGCCAGTTCGTCGTCCAGGCACTCAGTATTCCCGAGAATCGCGTTGCCGTTCTGCCGGGCCTGCTGGCGCTCAACACGCTCTCCGAAATCACCAAGGCGCCGCGCGACGACCTGCGCTTTCCGCCCTACAATGCGCGATTTCCCGAACGTGTCCGTGAACACGCCGGTGATTGCTTCGCCGCCATCAGAGAAAAGGACATGGTGGTTCACCACCCATATGAATCTTTCGACGTGGTGGTCCAATTCCTTATCCAGGCTGCGCATGATCCTGACGTTCTGGCGATAAAGCAGACGCTCTACCGTACATCCAATGACAGCCCGATCGTTCGCGCCCTGGTCGACGCCGCCGAAGCCGGCAAGTCGGTGACGGCACTGGTCGAACTCAAGGCTCGCTTTGACGAAGAGGCGAATATCCGCTGGGCACGCGACCTGGAGCGCGCCGGCGTGCAGGTCGTCTTCGGTTTCATCGAACTCAAGACCCACGCCAAGATGTCGCTCGTCGTTCGCCGCGAGGAAGGCAAGCTGCGCACCTACTGCCATCTCGGCACCGGCAACTACCATCCGATCACGGCGAAGATCTACACCGACCTCTCCTTCTTCACCTGCAACCCCGTCATCGCCCACGACATGGCGAATATTTTCAACTTCATCACCGGATACGGTGAGCCGGAAGAGGGGATGCAGCTCGCCGTTTCGCCTTATACGCTGCGCCCGCGCATCATTCGCCACATCAACGAAGAGATCGAGCATGCCCGCGCAGGCCGCCCGGCAGCGATCTGGATGAAGATGAATTCGCTGGTCGACCCCGATATCATCGACGCGCTCTATACGGCGAGCCGCGCCGGCGTCGAGATCGATCTCGTCGTGCGCGGCATCTGCTGCCTGCGTCCGCAGGTGCCAGGCCTTTCCGACAATATCCGGGTCAAATCGATCGTCGGACGTTTCCTGGAACACAGCCGCATCTTCTGCTTCGGCAATGGTTACGGCCTGCCATCCGACAAGGCGCTCGTCTATATCGGCTCCGCCGACATGATGCCGAGAAACCTCGATCGCCGCGTCGAAACGATGGTTCCGCTGACAAATCCGACCGTTCACGAGCAGGTTTTGTCACAGATTATGCTCGGCAACGTGATTGACAATCAACAAAGCTACGAGATATTGCCCGACGGTACGTCACGGCGCATGGAAGTGCGCAAGGGCGAGGAACCGTTCAATGCGCAGCAGTATTTCATGACCAATCCCAGCCTGTCGGGCCGCGGTGAAGCTCTGAAATCGAGTGCGCCGAAGCTGATCGCCGGTCTGCTTGCCGGCCGGAACAACAAGTAAACTGGACCTAATGGTTGAATCTGAAGCCCAGGGGCGACTTCCGGGTATCGCCCCGGTCTCCGTTGTCGATATCGGATCGAATTCTATCCGTCTGGTCGTCTACGAAGGCTTGTCGCGTTCGCCCACCATCCTGTTCAACGAAAAGGTTCTCTGTGGCCTCGGCAAGGGCATAGCCCTGACCGGCAAGATGGACGAGGAAAGCGTCGCACGCGCGCTTCAGGCTCTTCATCGTTTCAAGGCTCTCTCCGATCAGGCACGCGCGGCCACCATGTATGTGCTGGCCACGGCCGCTGCGCGCGAGGCAAGCAACGGCCCCGATTTCATCCATCAGGCCGAGACGATCCTGCAGCGGCACGTCCGTATATTGTCGGGTGAGGAGGAGGCACGCTTTGCCTCGCTCGGCATCATCAGCGGCTTCTACAATCCCGATGGCATCGCAGGCGACCTCGGCGGCGGTTCTCTGGAACTGATCGATATCAGGGGCAAGGATGTCAGCGGCGGCATTACCCTGCCGCTCGGCGGTCTGCGCCTCTCCGAATATGCCGGCGGGTCGCTCGCCAAGGCGCGAGCCTTTGCCCGCAAGCAGGTCAAGACCGCCAAGCTTCTCTCCAAGGGGGAAGGGCGCACCTTCTATGCCGTTGGCGGCACCTGGCGAAACATTGCCAAGCTGCACATGGAGATTACTCGTTATCCGCTGCACATGATGCAGGGCTACGAGGTGTCTCTCGAAGGCATGACACAGTTCCTGGATCAGGTCGTCACCGCCAAGGATTCCAAGGAACCGGCTCTGCAGGCGGTTTCCAAGCACCGCCGTTCACTGCTTCCCTTCGGCGCCATCGCCATGAAGGAAGTGCTGAACGCCATGAAGCCTTCGGTGATCTCCTTCTCCGCGCAGGGCGTGCGTGAAGGTTATCTCTTTTCGCTGCTGTCCGAATCCGAACGCCGCGCCGATCCGCTGCTGGCTGCCGCCGGCGAGCTTGCGATCCTGCGTGCCCGTTCGCCAGAACATGCCCGCGAGCTGGCCGATTGGACCGGCCGCATGATGCCGTATTTCGGCGTTCAGGAAACCGACGAGGAAAGCCGGTATCGTCAGGCCGCCTGCCTGCTGGCCGATATCAGCTGGCGCGCGCATCCTGATTATCGCGGCGCGCAGGCGCTGAACGTGATTGCTCACTCCTCATTCGTCGGTATCAGCCATCCCGGCCGCGCCTTCATCGCGCTGACCAACTACTACCGCTTCGAAGGTCTGCATGACGACGGCTCCACGGCACCTCTTGCGACGATCGCCGGTCCTGCCTTCATCGACCGCGCAAAGCTGCTCGGCGGCATGTTGCGCGTCGTCTATCTCTTCTCGGCTTCCATGCCGGGCATTGTGCGCAATCTGAGATTCCGAAAAGCTTCCACCCCCGATCTCGATCTGGAATTCGTGGTTCCGCACGAATACCGCGATTTCGCCGGAGAACGACTGGACGGCCGCCTGCAGCAATTGTCGCGGCTGACGAACAAGCGGCTGGCCTTCCGCTTCGAGTAGACAGGCCGGGCAGGCTGCCTGACCGTTCAGCCCCAGCCCCAGCCCCAGCCCCAACCCCAGCGCCAGCGCCAATGGCCAAGCAAAAGGGCGGCACTTTCGCGCCGCCCTCTCAATCTCGTACTAAATTGCGGATTACTTCGCGTTCAGGAATTCGCCGACTTCGAGAATGCTGAACTCGTTATTGTCAGCCTTGTCGACAGCGCGGCCGGCCGAGAAGGGCAGGTTGTTGTCGTTGCCGATGATGATGTGCGTCGCGTCGACGCGGTCGACGTTTTCGATCGTCACGAAGGGCATGTTGTAGACGCCGGGGATATCGCCGGCCTTCTTCTTGTTGTCAGGATCCTGGATGTTCAGGAGATCGATATAGCCGATCTTGCGGACAGACTTGCCGACGTTGGCGTCGTTGAACTCGATCTTGTAGACGCGCTTCAGCTCGGCCGGAGCTTCGAAGCAATCCGGCTTCGGCTGCTTGGGATCGGCGCAAGCCTTGTCCTTCGTGCCGGCGCCATTGTCGCGCTCGATGACGAGAGCGGTGGTCTCATCGAGCATGTTGAAGTCGCCGATCGAAGCACCCTTGTCTTCGAACGGGTAGAGCCAGCTGCGGCCGGTCCACTTCTTGGAAGCGACGTCGAACTCGATGACGCGGATGGCGGTGTGGCCGTCAGCGGTTTCCATCTGGCCGTCTACATAGATGGCGCCTTCCAGCAGGCCGTACAGCTTGGAGCCGTCCTTCGACATGGCGAGGCCCTCGAAACCGCCGGAGCGCTTCAGGTTGAAGGCCGGCATCTTGGCGGCCGGGTTGGCCGGCAGCTGGATCAGCGGGTTGTCGGGGGACAGGACCGGCTTGCCATCGAGCGTCGTCGGGATGACGTCTGTCAGACGGCCTTCGGTGTCGAATTTCAGGAGGTAGGGGCCGAATTCGTCGCCGAGCCAGAAGCCGTCGGCAACCGGCTGTACGGATTCGATGTCGAAATCGGCACCGGTCAGGTAACGCGTGTCCGAGGCTTCCGTAACGATCGGGAACGGAGCGATCTTGTTCGGGTCGGACAGGAAGAGGTTCTTGACGACGTCAACCTTGTTGGCGTTCCAGTCGAACTTCAGCTGATGCAGGAACAGCATGGAGTCGGACGAGGTGAACTTCGAGCCGAAGCCGTTGTCGGAGAGCGTCCAGAAGGTGCCGTCGGCCATGGTCTTGATGCCGGAAAAACCCTGGATCGGCTGGCCGTCGAGCGGGAGCTTGACGTCGGTGACGCGGGCGCCGTCCTTGCCGTCGATGGTGCCGAGTTTCTCGGTGCGCTTGCGGTCAGGGGTCGTGAACTTGCCCGAGGTCTTGAGAAAAGCCGGCGCATCGGCCGGAGCCGGAACGACCGTGTTGGCAGGCAGGATCGCCTGGCTGGTCAGCTTTGCCGGGAAGAGTTGCTGGTCGGCGGAGGCGGAGCCTGCGACGAGCATGAAAAGTGATACGGAAGCGAAAAGAGCGTTCTTCATGATGTCCCCATAGAACGGAGTGCAAAAGCGCCATCCGCTTAGCAGGGCATTCATGTCGGCACATTGACGGTTGGGTGAAGCTTTGGTGACGTGTGCGGAAAGCTACGGCTCAACCGCGCCGCAGGGTCGCAGGCTGATTGAGGACGGTCACGGCGCGCGAGGAAAGGGCGATGACATCCAGCCCCTGGCCACGGCCGCGCACAGCGTGATTGCCGAGGTTCTCGCCGATAATCTCCTCGGGCAACGTCATGCGCTTGGCGAGCTCGGCGGAGATCAGCACCGGCCGGTTCAATGTTCGGCAGAGCGATTCCAGCCGCGAAGTGGTATTCACCGTATCACCGAAGAAGCTGATCTTATGATGGTCGACGCCGACCTCAGCCGTAATGACGCTGCCGCCGTGAAGGGCGGCCCTGAGCTTCGGCACATGGCCGTAGCTCTTCTTCCAGCTTGCGGCATTGGCTTCGATATCGGCAAGGATATCGAAAAGGCAGCGCACGCAACGCGCATCCTTGACGCCGCGCGCCAGTGGCCAGGTGATGATAGCCGCATCGCCAACATAGTCGTTGATCAGGCCCTTGTTGCGCCGCACAGGCTCGGCGAAGGCGGCAAATAGCGAGCTCAGAAGCTGTTGCGCGCGCAGGTCCCCGTGCTTTTCGGCAAAGGCCGTGGATTCGGCGAGATCGATGAACAGGAAGACCCGCTCTTCCTTCATCGGTCTGCGATAGCGGCTGATCAGCATGCTGATGAAGACCTCGCGCCCGAGCAGTTCCCGCACCCGGAGCAGGAAGATCAATGTTGCGCAGACGGCAAGCGCGTAGATAAAGATGTCGAACGGCATGATCAGCACGTCGATCATCTTCGGCGGATTCAGAACGCCAAGCAGAGTAAGGAGAAAACCGGCAGCGGCAAAGCCGATGCTCATCAGGATTTCATAGATGACGAGCTCGGAGATGATGAAGAGCAGGGTCGGCAGTCTTTGTATGCGCCGATAAAGGCCGCGCAACAGCGCCTTGCGTTCGAAGGCGAGGATCGGCATGCCGATGAAAAGCGCGAAGATCGCTCCGATGATGGGCGTCTGACCGGCAAAGAAGTACAGATCGTAGACCACGCCGCTGAGTCCAAGGACGAGCGCAATCAGGATCCAGTTCTGCGTCGGGGATATCTCTCTCATGCCGCCCTTTCGCCGAAGCACTTCATTCGGCTATTGTTTCCGGCGCAGTGCTATGGTCAAGATATTTCGAATTTAAGGCAGCGCGCACAAAGGTACGAAGCGATTTTTGCGCTGACGACACGCGTCAAGCAACGAGTTGAAACGCGACAGCCGAACCGAAGGCTCGCGCCGCGATCTAAGCCGGGAGTGTGACGGTTTCGACCTTGCGGCCAACGAAGCGCAGAGCAATTTCGCCGCGGATGAGCTGCAGCGCCGGCTCGCCGAACAGATCGCGCCGCCATCCATGCATGGCCGCGACATCTGCCGTTTCGCCCTCAGCCGCGATCCTGTCGAGGTCGTCGCTGTTGGCGATTACCTTCGGCGCCACGCCGTGCTTTTCGGAAATCAGCTTGAGCAGCACCTTGAGAAGCTCGACGGCCGCCGCCGCACCTTCCGGCGGCTGTGCCTGGCGCGGCACATGCGGCATTTCGGAACGTGGCAGCGCAAGCGCTGTATTGACCGCTTCCAGCACCGCAGCACCCGTGGCCGAGCGCTCCCAGCCCTTCGGAATTGTGCGCAGGCGCCCGAGGGCCTCGGCGTCCTTCGGCTGCTGCTGGGCGATCTCGTAGATCGCATCGTCCTTCAGCACCCGCGAACGCGGGACGTTGCGCGACCGCGCCTCGCGCTCCCGCCAGGCGGCGACATATTTCAGGATCGCCAGCTCCTGCGGCTTGCGCAGGCGAAGCTTCAGCCGCTGCCACGCATCGTCAGGGTGGATATCGTAGGTCTCGCGCGATTCCAGAATGTCCATTTCCTCGCGCAGCCAGGAAGCGCGGCCTTCGCGCTCCAGTTCGGCTTTGAGGTAGAGATAGGCGTCGCGCAGATGGGTGACGTCGGCCAGCGCATATTCGAGCTGCTTGTCGGAGAGCGGCCGGCGGCTCCAGTCCGTAAAGCGCGAGGACTTGTCGATATGAACGTTCTTCGTTCGGCTGATGAGCTGGTCGTAGGAAACACTGTCGCCGAAACCGCAGACCATCGCAGCGACCTGCGTATCGAAGATCGGGTGAGGGATCAGGTTGCCGCGATTGAAAATGATTTCAATATCCTGCCGCGCCGCGTGAAACACCTTCAGCACATCAGGATTGGCCATCAGCTCGAAGAAGGGCGAAAGATCGATGTCTTTCGCCAGAGGATCGACCAGCACCTCCACCGTTGGGCTCGCCATCTGGATCAGGCACAGTTCCGGCCAGAAGGTCGTCTCACGCAGGAATTCAGTATCGATGGTAATGAAATCGGACTTGGCCAGCTCTTTGCAGGCGGCCGCCAGATCGGCGGTGGTTTCGATCATATCAATTCATTCGCAAGGAAGAGGTCAGTTAAACCTTCCTTCCCCTTTCGAAGAGATATGTCAATATGGTCAGCGGGCTTCACCTTTATGAAGTCTTATTCGCCATGATGCAGGTGATGTTTTCTGCGGCTGCTGTGGCGCCAAGGCGATAACCGCGGCACAATATCAAACCACGCGAAGATAGCTCGTCATGCCTGTCTTCTGATGCTCGATGATATGGCAATGCAATAGCCAGTCACCCGGATTGTCGGCGACGAAGGCGAGCTGCACCTTTTCGTCCGGCTGAATGAGATAGGTGTCGGAGACGAGCGGCATCACCTCCCGCGTCGAGGACGAGATGACGGTGAAGCTCATGCCGTGCAGATGGATCGGATGCGTATGCGGCGTGACGTTTTCCAGGTTGAAGACGTAGCTCTTGCCGAGCTTCAGCTCGGCGAGCGGCGCGGTCGGATCGGGTGTATCGCCCGGCCACGGCACCTTGTTGATGGCCCAGAAGCTGTAGCCGAGCGTGCCGCAGATGCTTTCGACGGCGGCATTCTCTGCGGTGGCGGACAAGACAAGTGGAATTGTCTCCGCTGAAGAAAGATCGGCCTTCGGCACCGGGTTTTCTGCAAGCGCGCCGAGATCGCCGATATTGCGCTTCAGTGACTGCCCGGTGGCGCTGAAGCGCGTGATCACCTTCGGCGTCGTACCGCGAATATCTTCCAGCGTGGCCACCGCCCCCTCGCTATCCGGCATGCGAACGGCAAGGTCGAGCCGCTGTCCTGGTCCGATCTGCAGGAGATCGAGCGGGAAGCGCTTCGGCACCGGATTGCCGTCGATAGCGATAACCGTGGCATCTGCACCTTCCATCTTGAGCGAGAAGATGCGGGTCACGTCGGTGACGGCGATGCGCAGGCGCACGAGCCCGCCCGCCGGTGCATCATATTTCGGCTCCTGGTGCCAGTTGGCGGTCCGCACCGTTCCATAGGTGCCGGCCTTTGCTGCATCACGCGGGCGGAACGGCGCGATGAACTGACCATCGCCACCAAGCCGCCAGTCGCGCAGGTTGAGCACGATTTCGGCATCGAAGACGGGATCGGCGGGATCTTCCACGACGAGCACGCCGGTCATGCCGTGGCCCATCTGGGTCAGTGTGTTGCAGTGGGGGTGATACCAGAAGGTTCCGGCATCCGGCGGCGTGAAGAGATAGTCGAAGCTGTCGTTCGTATAGACGTAGGGCTGCGTCATGAAGGGCACGCCGTCCATCTTGTTGTCGATGCGCAGTCCGTGCCAGTGGATTGTCGTCGGTTCGTCCAGGCTGTTTGTCAGGCGCGCCGCATAGGCTTTGCCGCGCGGCATGCGCAGCACCGGCGGCAGGCCCTCGTCGCCCCATGTCATGATATCCCGCGTCGGTGCGGCATCCATGATCTGTGCCTCGGTCCTGCGTGCCGTCAGGATGCGCGGCTCGGGTGCTGCCTCCGCCAGTCCGAAGCGCCCGGCAATCGCCATGCCCGCGCCATAGGCGCCGGCGACGGCGGAAGCCTTGAGCAGATTGCGGCGGGTGAGGAGGGGCATCGGCAGGTTCCGTCTTGAATGATGCCTCCTTTTAAAGTTGACTATCCTTTTCATCAATATGCAGCCTTCAGCCAAACTGCCGCAGCGCAAGTGTCCTGGCTCACTCGGAAACGAGGGAGCAAACGGCCCGCCGGCCGCGCCAAGTCTTGACAAATCAGAGAGTCCATGCGCTTGTCCGCCCGATTTTCTTGTCGGCGTGAAGGTCCCGAGGGCCATGCCGCCGTCTTAAGCCAAATGCCAGGATTTGAGATCATGCATCGCTACCGCAGCCACACATGCGCCGCTCTCCGCAAGTCGGACGTCGGCTCGAATGTCCGTATTTCCGGCTGGGTCCACCGTGTCCGAGATCATGGCGGCGTGCTGTTCATCGACCTTCGCGATCACTACGGCATCACCCAGGTGGTTGCTGACCCGGACAGCCCGGCCTTCAAGATGGCCGAAACCGTTCGCGGCGAATGGGTGATCCGCATTGACGGTCTCGTGAAGGCGCGTACCGAAGACACCGTCAACAAGAACATGCCGACCGGCGAGATCGAGCTCTATGCGCAGGAGATCGAGGTTCTCTCTGCGGCCAAGGAACTGCCGCTGCCCGTCTTCGGCGAGCCGGACTACCCGGAAGACGTTCGCCTCAAGTACCGCTTCCTCGATCTTCGCCGCGAAACGCTGCATAAGAACATCGTCAAGCGCACGCAGGTAATTTCGGCCATGCGCCGCGAAATGGGCAATGTCGGCTTCACCGAATATACGACGCCGATCCTGACGGCTTCCTCGCCGGAAGGCGCGCGCGACTTCCTCGTGCCGAGCCGTATCCATCCCGGCACTTTCTACGCCCTGCCGCAGGCTCCGCAGCAATACAAGCAGCTGCTGATGGTTGCCGGTTTCGACCGCTACTTCCAGATCGCGCCCTGCTTCCGCGATGAAGACCCGCGTGCCGACCGCCTGCCGGGCGAGTTCTACCAGCTCGACCTCGAAATGAGCTTCGTGACCCAGGAAGACGTCTGGAACACGATGGGTCCGCTGATGACCGGCATTTTCGAAGAGTTCGCCGAAGGCAAGCCGGTCACCAAGGAATGGCCGCGTATCCCTTATGACGAAGCGATCCGCAAATACGGCTCAGACAAGCCTGATCTGCGCAACCCGATCGTCATGGAAGCCGTGACCGATCATTTTGCCGGCTCCGGCTTCAAGGTCTTCGCCAACATGATCGCCTCCAACCCGAAGGTTCAGGTCTGGGCGATCCCGGCCAAGACCGGCGGGTCGCGCGCCTTCTGCGACCGCATGAACGCCTGGGCACAGAGCCAGGGCCAGCCGGGCCTCGGCTACATCTTCTGGCGCAAGGAGGGCGAAAAGCTCGAGGGCGCCGGCCCGCTTGCCAAGAACATCGGCGAAGAGCGTACGGATGCCATCCGCAACCAGCTCGGCCTCGGTGACGGCGACGCCTGCTTCTTCGTCGCCGGCGAACCGGAAAAGTTCTACAAGTTCGCAGGCGAAGCCCGCAACCGTGCTGCCGACGAGCTGAACCTCATCGACCGCGACCGCTTCGAACTCTGCTGGATCGTCGATTTCCCGTTCTTCGAATGGAACGAAGACGAGAAGAAGGTCGACTTCGCCCACAACCCCTTCTCGATGCCGCAGGGCGGCCTCGATGCGCTGACCAATCAGGATCCGCTTGGCATCAAGGCCTTCCAGTACGACGCGGTCTGCAACGGCTTCGAAATCGCCTCCGGCTCGATCCGTAACCAGTCGCCGGAAACCATGGTCGCTGCCTTCGAAAAGGTGGGCCTGAGCCAGCAGGATGTCGAGGATCGTTTCGGCGGCCTCTACCGCGCCTTCCAGTACGGCGCGCCGCCGCATGGTGGTGCCGCCTTCGGTATCGACCGTATCGTCATGCTGCTCGTCGGCGCGAAGAACCTGCGCGAAATCTCGCTCTTCCCGATGAACCAGCAGGCCCAGGATCTGCTGATGGGCGCGCCGACACCGGCAACGACCGCCCAGCTGCGCGAACTGGCGATCCGCCCGATCCCGCCGCAGAAGAAAGACTGAGGCAGGCATCACAAAACAAAAAAAAGCCCGGCGAAGATATCGCCGGGCTTTTTTGTTGGGTTGAGACGAACTCAGTCGTTCGCCGAAACCTTTACCCCAAGCATCTGCGGCACCGTGTTCGGTGCACCCATGGCAGCACCGACAATCATCGGGAATGCGACCGGCTTCTCAGGCGTGGCCTTGGCGGTCAGGCTCTTCGGATTGTCGAGGAAGGTGCTGACCGCAGCCGAAATCGCGTTCTGCAGCTCCGGAATGTTGAGCTGCGCGAGCATGATCGGCGTCATCGCCTTCAGCGAATCCGCCATCTGCTGGCCGGAGACGTTCTGCTTCGAACCGGCATAGTCCAGCGCGCGCTTGGTGATCGACGCATCCTCGAAGCGGATCTGCGCGGAATCGAATGTCAGCTGCTGGGCAAGTCCGA
This genomic window contains:
- a CDS encoding adenylate/guanylate cyclase domain-containing protein, with translation MREISPTQNWILIALVLGLSGVVYDLYFFAGQTPIIGAIFALFIGMPILAFERKALLRGLYRRIQRLPTLLFIISELVIYEILMSIGFAAAGFLLTLLGVLNPPKMIDVLIMPFDIFIYALAVCATLIFLLRVRELLGREVFISMLISRYRRPMKEERVFLFIDLAESTAFAEKHGDLRAQQLLSSLFAAFAEPVRRNKGLINDYVGDAAIITWPLARGVKDARCVRCLFDILADIEANAASWKKSYGHVPKLRAALHGGSVITAEVGVDHHKISFFGDTVNTTSRLESLCRTLNRPVLISAELAKRMTLPEEIIGENLGNHAVRGRGQGLDVIALSSRAVTVLNQPATLRRG
- the rnd gene encoding ribonuclease D yields the protein MIETTADLAAACKELAKSDFITIDTEFLRETTFWPELCLIQMASPTVEVLVDPLAKDIDLSPFFELMANPDVLKVFHAARQDIEIIFNRGNLIPHPIFDTQVAAMVCGFGDSVSYDQLISRTKNVHIDKSSRFTDWSRRPLSDKQLEYALADVTHLRDAYLYLKAELEREGRASWLREEMDILESRETYDIHPDDAWQRLKLRLRKPQELAILKYVAAWREREARSRNVPRSRVLKDDAIYEIAQQQPKDAEALGRLRTIPKGWERSATGAAVLEAVNTALALPRSEMPHVPRQAQPPEGAAAAVELLKVLLKLISEKHGVAPKVIANSDDLDRIAAEGETADVAAMHGWRRDLFGEPALQLIRGEIALRFVGRKVETVTLPA
- a CDS encoding multicopper oxidase family protein, with translation MPLLTRRNLLKASAVAGAYGAGMAIAGRFGLAEAAPEPRILTARRTEAQIMDAAPTRDIMTWGDEGLPPVLRMPRGKAYAARLTNSLDEPTTIHWHGLRIDNKMDGVPFMTQPYVYTNDSFDYLFTPPDAGTFWYHPHCNTLTQMGHGMTGVLVVEDPADPVFDAEIVLNLRDWRLGGDGQFIAPFRPRDAAKAGTYGTVRTANWHQEPKYDAPAGGLVRLRIAVTDVTRIFSLKMEGADATVIAIDGNPVPKRFPLDLLQIGPGQRLDLAVRMPDSEGAVATLEDIRGTTPKVITRFSATGQSLKRNIGDLGALAENPVPKADLSSAETIPLVLSATAENAAVESICGTLGYSFWAINKVPWPGDTPDPTAPLAELKLGKSYVFNLENVTPHTHPIHLHGMSFTVISSSTREVMPLVSDTYLIQPDEKVQLAFVADNPGDWLLHCHIIEHQKTGMTSYLRVV
- the aspS gene encoding aspartate--tRNA ligase, whose amino-acid sequence is MHRYRSHTCAALRKSDVGSNVRISGWVHRVRDHGGVLFIDLRDHYGITQVVADPDSPAFKMAETVRGEWVIRIDGLVKARTEDTVNKNMPTGEIELYAQEIEVLSAAKELPLPVFGEPDYPEDVRLKYRFLDLRRETLHKNIVKRTQVISAMRREMGNVGFTEYTTPILTASSPEGARDFLVPSRIHPGTFYALPQAPQQYKQLLMVAGFDRYFQIAPCFRDEDPRADRLPGEFYQLDLEMSFVTQEDVWNTMGPLMTGIFEEFAEGKPVTKEWPRIPYDEAIRKYGSDKPDLRNPIVMEAVTDHFAGSGFKVFANMIASNPKVQVWAIPAKTGGSRAFCDRMNAWAQSQGQPGLGYIFWRKEGEKLEGAGPLAKNIGEERTDAIRNQLGLGDGDACFFVAGEPEKFYKFAGEARNRAADELNLIDRDRFELCWIVDFPFFEWNEDEKKVDFAHNPFSMPQGGLDALTNQDPLGIKAFQYDAVCNGFEIASGSIRNQSPETMVAAFEKVGLSQQDVEDRFGGLYRAFQYGAPPHGGAAFGIDRIVMLLVGAKNLREISLFPMNQQAQDLLMGAPTPATTAQLRELAIRPIPPQKKD